Proteins from a single region of Zingiber officinale cultivar Zhangliang unplaced genomic scaffold, Zo_v1.1 ctg31, whole genome shotgun sequence:
- the LOC122037407 gene encoding uncharacterized protein LOC122037407 encodes MKRERLRLGEHVSPDVPPALDFKSRLCEMARIWVEREDVKCMQYMDQKKKYLHCISEVEKLQKYENLKEDYKIKLEELEKNQMLFWVETNETVHLMSKTMALLENKYKDIPESGYYNGEQINEEELKAANEVQPQANEQQPEVANVVQLEATEEQHETVKEVQPEAIEEQPDEEQLEANVFEGGDEVGPRRSKRKKNN; translated from the exons ATGAAGCGTGAAAGATTGAGGCTTGGTGAGCACGTATCCCCTGACGTTCCCCCCGCATTGG ATTTCAAGTCACGTCTGTGTGAGATGGCTAGAATCTGGGTAGAAAGAGAAGATGTTAAATGTATGCAATATATGGATCAGAAAAAGAAGTATTTGCACTGCATTTCTGAAGTAGAAAAATTGCAGaaatatgaaaatttaaaagaagattataaaataaaattggagGAGCTTGAGAAAAATCAGATGTTGTTCTGGGTGGAAACGAATGAGACGGTGCACTTAATGTCGAAGACAATGGCATTATTGGAGAACAAGTATAAAGATATTCCAGAAAGTGGTTATTATAATGGAGAGCAAATTAATGAAGAGGAACTTAAAGCAGCTAATGAAGTTCAACCTCAAGCTAATGAACAGCAACCTGAAGTAGCAAATGTAGTGCAACTTGAAGCTACTGAAGAGCAACATGAAACTGTAAAAGAAGTGCAACCTGAAGCTATTGAAGAGCAACCTGATGAAGAGCAACTTGAGGCTAATGTTTTTGAAGGAGGTGATGAAGTTGGTCCAAGAAGAagtaagaggaagaaaaataactGA